In the Bdellovibrionota bacterium genome, TTGAACCGCCTGGTGGTACGCCGTAACGGCCTTCGGCCATTGCTTCATTTCGTTATAGGCCGTCGCAAGCCCCAAAGAAGACGTCGCATCCGCTTTCTGAAGTGTACGAAGATTTTCGTAGGCCGATGCCGCTTCAGCCCATTGTTTCAATTCGATGTCGAGGCGGCCCAGCTTTGCCCAGGCCTCAAGATTCTTCGAATCCCGCTTCACAACCTCTTTCAATAATTCCACCGCCCGAGATTTGTTTCCTTTCTCAGCGTGAAGCGCCGCGGCACGGTATCCCGCATCGATTTTGCCTGAGTCGATCGAAAACGCCTGCTCATAAGCTCCAATCGCACGGTCGCGATCGCCCTGTTTTTCCCGCGTTTTACCTAGGAGGTAAGCGCTCTCGGCATCTTTCCGATCCAGTTCGATCGCCCGCTCCAGATTTTGGACTGCGCGATCGTTTCGATTGGTACGAAAGGCGATCGTACCGAGAACGCGACAGGCCCTGGCGTCCTTTGAATCCAGCTCAAGAACCTTGGAATATTGAGCTTCGGCCTCCTTGTCGTTCCCTTCCGTAAATGCCATCTCGCCCAAGGCTCGGTAAGCATCCGTCTCTTTCGGATCGAGAGCGAGAACCTGGCGATAGGTTGCGCGCGCTTCCGGAATTCGTTTCTCCGATCGATACAGAACCGCGAGGCGGAGGAAATGGTCTTTCTCCTTCGGTTGCAGCTTGGCCAGTTTTTCATAAGCCGTAATCTCCGTGGCCGAATCTTTCGACGCATTCGCCGCCCCGGCAAAACCTTTCCAGTATTCCACGTTGTCGGCGGATAGCGCCGTAGCCTGCCGATAACTTTCCTTGGCTTTCGGCCATTCTTTTCGCTCCACATAAACGCGGCCTTTGTTGGCGTATCCACGATGAAACTTTTCACTACTGGCCGTGGCCCGTTCGAAATAGGCGAGAGCCGGGTCCAGCTTCCCTCGGCCGAACGCCGCTTCTCCCAGGCTATTCAATACGTTCGGATCCGCCGGACGCTTCTCGAGCGCCCGTTCAAAATTCTTCTCGGCGTCCGAGTATTTCTTCTTCTCCAGCGACAACCGGCCCGCGCCCAGCCATCCCAACGGCTGAACGTCGGAGGGCGTCTTCCCGATCGCTTCGTATTGGTTCAACGCTCCGGACTTGTCGCCCTGTTTGTCCAGTAATTCCGCGAGTCGGAGACGGGCGGTCATGTCGTCGGAGTTCAGATCGACGGCCTTTTTCAACGGCTCTCGCGCGTCGTCCAAGCGACCCTGGGCCATCAACGACTCTCCAAGACAACGGTATCCAGCCGAATCGCGTGAATCGCCTTGAATCGCCTGACGAGCCGCCTGTTCAGAGGCAGCCCACTTTTCCAGTTTCAGTAAGATCTTGCATTCCTCTCTGTGCGCCACGCCGTTGAGCGGTTTTGCGTCGGAGGCGCGCTCAAATTCCTTCAGGGCCTCTTCGTTGCGCCCCTGCGCCACCAGAGAGTTCCCCAATGCGAGATGAGTGGAGAAAGAATCTTTCCCGGTTTTGACCGCTACCCGATACGCCGCTTCCGCCCCCGCGAAATCCCGCTTCTTGGTCAGCGCATTTCCAAGACCCACCCAAGCCGCGTCGCTCTTTGAATTGAGTTCCGTCGCCGCACGTAATTCAGCGACCGCGGAATCGTTTTTTCCCAACTGCGCATAAGCATTCCCCAAAGTCGCCCGGATCTCACTGTCCCTCGGATAATCCCGCTTCAAGTCCTCCAGCAGTCGCACTCCGTTCTCCGTTTTGCCCTTTTTAATTTCCACTTGAGCGAGACCCAGCCGAGCACTCTTCGACGATCCGTCGATCGAAACCGCCTTCTTGAACGAACGTTCGGCTTTTCCGTTATCCCCTTTCCGTATAGCGATCAGGCCTAAGGCGGCGTGTGCCTCCGCAAGATTTTTGTCAATTTCGAGGGCTCGCTCGTACGCGATCGTCGCTCCTTGAACGTTGCCTTTTCGATCCTCCATTCGCCCGATTCCGAGATAGGCCTCGGCGCTTTTCGGGTTCAAAATCACGGCTTTCTTGAAACGATCCAGGGCGGCGTCGAATTGATCTTTCTCCTCTAACGTTCGGCCAAGCCAGTACTGCGCTCGAGCATCCTGCGGCGAAGCTTTTGCAGCTTCTTCGAACAGCGGGCCGGCGGCTTCGTAGTGACCCTGCTTGGCCAGTTGAATCCCCCGTTCGAGCGGAGAATTCCCTTGAGCCAGGGCGATACCACCCAACACCCAAGACGCCAATAAACCCGAGAACAGCAACTTGGTAACCCATCGAAATGACATAATTCTCCTTCTTTCTTTTGAAACGCGGATGCGATTCTATAAACCGAAACAAAAAACAGCAATTCCGGGGAGCAGAAAAATTTTACGATCGTAAAAGGGGTGCGAACATCAAGCCCAGGAGACCGGCAACGCCGAGCAAGGTGAGCGAAAACTTGAGGATTCGCTTCCAACGCTCCTGCCGGCCGTGCGATGGGCCTTCCTCAAAAGCCTCCTGATGGGCCAATTCGGTCAAGAACCGGTTGACCACCTCATCTCCGTTGAGCCCCACGTGTCGGGCAAAGACCCGCAAAAATCCGACGACAAACGCCCGCGGCGGAAGTTCGGCGAAACGGTTCCCTTCCAAAGCCTCCACGTACTCGGGACGCACTTTCGTCACTCGAGCGATTTCGTTTCGTGTAATCCCTCTCAGAATTCGCTCCCGGCGAAGATAGGCCCCGAAATTAAGTTCCGCCGGTGTCGGAGGAACGTCCTCGATCGGATAGAGGAGAGCCGCGTCGGACGGTGGGCGTTCTACGTCACTCGATGACCTTAAGATTTGAACGGCACTTTTCGCCATACACTCCTTCCTTGTCCGCCTCCACGCAGCTCTTGAACGCAGCCGCCGCCTTGTCCCGCTGCCGGAGATTGACGTAACTCACCGCTAATCGGTACATCGTTTCCGAACATTCGGAACCCCACGCCCCTTTCGGGGATGCCTTGCACGCTTTGCCCGCAAATTCCAGCTCGGCAGCCGCCTCCTTATATTTCTTTTGATCCATATAGATCACGCCGAGCGCCTTTCGGCTCATCACGAAATTCGGATTGCGAAGAAGTGCTTTGCGGTACGCTTCGGTCGCCTTCGGAATGTCCCCTTTTTTTTCGTAGGCGATTCCCATGTTGTGATAGGCCCGTTCGGGGGTGGCGTACGTAATGTTCTCCACGGCCTTCGTGCATTGCGCAATCGCCTCGTCGTATCGATTGAGTTCAATGTACAGAATGCATAGGTGGTTGTGCGCTTCCGAGAACTCCTTATCCAGCTGCACGGCCTTCCGAAAATGTTTCTCCGCCTCCGCTGTGGAGCCTTTCTCCGCGAAGAGAAGTCCCAGCATGTTCTGAATCTCCGCCTCTTCGGGATTTAAGTTCTCGGCCTTTAGGAGCTCCGCCATCGCCTGAATCGTATCTCCTTTGGCGTGCATCTCCTGGGCGACGCGGAGACGCAAAGACGATTCCTGAACTCTCTTGGCTTTACTCGGTCCACATGAACTTGCCAAAAGGCATAGCGCAAAAATTGAAATGAAATTGGGTGTGTTCTTCATCAGAAGCTCGCCATCAAACGGACCCATGCCTCAATCTCCCCGGGCGCTTTCGTCGAGCGGCTGATTTCGGCCGCCGGTTGAACTTCCATCTTGCGCGTGGGGCCGGTCGGCTCTGACGCCAACGCCGTCAACGCGCTGTCGAACACCTCGTCGAAATCGACTGCCGCCCGTTCGAATTCCTGTTCCATCGCTTGAAGCGATTTTTGCTCATCGAATAACGACGTATGCGTTTCTTGTTGATCCGGTGCCCCCGGCTGGCCGTCTAAGGCGGCCAGCGTTGCCGCCGATTCTCCGACAGGCTCCAGGACTCCCAACTCTTCCAGTTCGGCATCCAAGAGAGGCATTTCCGCTTCCTTCTTTCGAACCGGAGGGCCGATGAAAATGGGGAGTCGATCCAACAATTCGCTTCGTTGCGAAGCCAGGGCCTTGTGAATGTTCAAATTGTCCATCACGAAACCCATGTTCTCGACGAAGTCGAGCGCCTCTTCCTCCACCGCAGCGCGCTGCCCCTTCGGAAAGGGTTCTCCATCCCAGGTGTACATGACCCTTTTCTGGCTCTCCTTCAGCCAAAAAAGGATATGGGTCTGGAACTTGTCCCCGAACTCGGTCACCGTACAAATGAAAGCATGCGTGGCTTCCGCCGCCTGATCGGCGGCGGCGATCATCGGCTCGTTGACCGAGTGGAGCACGGCCAACAAAGACACATCGCGTGCGAGGCCGTCCTGCCCTTCGTTGACGACAAACATAAGGTTAAATGTAAGGAAAGCATTCCAAGAAATACTTAAAATGTCAAAGGAATTTGCACACTACCCTACATTACAATATGCCCGAGGCTCTAATGGAAATGCCGCGTGAACGGTGTCGAGCGGCAGGCCCCTTTCAATTTTCGCAAGTTCCGAGAAACGCTCGACCGTCGCGTTGACTTGAATGGAAAGATTATTTATGGTTTTGAACAAGTTGCCCCGCATTTGACCGATCCAAACCCCGGCCCTGCTTTGAGATTGTGAGCTTCAAGAAAATCGAGCGCGTTCTGCCAGACTTCTCCAAGGACGGCGAGCTTGTCGAAACGCCCTTTGAAGGGGCTAAACGGGTCGTTGATTTTCGATAGTGGCGATCGTGCGCCATCGGTGGCTTCGCGTCTGGATTGTCGCAGCGGCGTTAGGCGCGATGGCCTTCTTTTTCTTTCCCGTCACGAATTTCCAATTTGTAAGTTGGGACGACCAGGTCCACGTTTATCGTAACCCCATAGTGCTCGGCAACGAAGCGGTGTCATGGCACGATCGTTTGCTCACTCCTTCCCTCGGGTATCCGATACCGGTCACCATTCTGACCTACCAACTCGAACACAAACTATTCGATCTCGATCCGCGAGGATTCCACGCAACCAACGTCGTCCTTCATTTAGCCTCCTGCTTGCTGCTGTTCATCTTGGGACGAGCCCTAGGCCTCGGCTTTTGGGGAGCGTTTTTCTCCATGATGCTGTTCGGTCTTCATCCCGTGGTTTCCGAGCCCGTTTCGTGGGTCTCCGGCCGAAAAGACCTTCTGGCGTTGTTTTTCTCGCTCGGCGCTACGTTGCTCGTCGTGACCAAAGGAATCTTTTGGAAACGCTTGCCCACATGGGCCGCCGCAGTTCTTTATCTCCTCGCCATTTTTTCCAAACCTACCGCTGTGTTTCTGCCGCTTTTCTGGGGGGCTGTATTTTGGTTTCGCGAGAAGTTGTCTCTTCGTAAAACAATTTTGCGACTTTCGCCCCTCTTTCTCATTTCCATCTCGGTTGTAACCGCAAGCCTTTTCGGGCAATCGCGTTTGGGGAGCGTACAAATACCCTATTCACCTTTCGTATGGCTGCGGGAGGTTTGGTACGGCTTCGGGTTTCATGCGAGGCTTTTATTTTTTGTCCAAGCACCGCTTCCAAAGCAGATGGCCGAGGACATGCCTCCTCCATTTCAGATGACGGTAGATCTCTTTCCCCTGTTGGCCATCACCTTTTTGGTCCTCCTCATGAAGCTTAATAAGCCCCCAAAGGGGTCTGCAGGACATCTCGGTCTATGGTGGGGAGTTTTATCTTATCTGCCTTCCTCCAACTTGATTCCACTCACTCGGTTTTTGGCCGACAGCTACGTTTATTTTCCCCTTGTGGGCTTCTCGTTGTTTTTCGGTGATCGCTTTGAATCTTTCACGCCTCATTTTTCAAAACCGCTTTGGCGGACATTGGGTCTCATGTTCATTTGTTCGGTGTTCGTTCTCATGGCGATTCGAACGACGGCGGCCATCCTTCCATGGCGCGACAGCGTGCAACTCTGGCAAGCCGTCTACCAAAAATATCCGGATCGCCCCTACGTCTGCCGGTTTCTCGGCGACGCGTATGGAACCATGGGTGATTATCACGCCGCGTTACTCCGGTACGATACGTGCGGAAAAATTTTCGGCCGGGACTTGGTCGAAGAAAAAATCGAACTCACGCGAAGACTGCGGGATGAGCATCGTCCGGTCGAAGAAATCCTCCCAGGCAAGCTTGCGGATGAGCTTCGGTAGCGACCATCGGCTAGAGCCGCTAATTACCGGAAACGGTCCCCAAGTAGGAGCGACAACCGCTCGCGAGCCGAAGGTGGGATCGCCTTCGGATCCGTTTGTATCGCCGCATTCAGAGCCTCTTTGCAGGCGCAGTTCCGGTCCGGAATGTTTTTCACCACTTCGAGGATGATTTTCCGGGCCGTCTCAACATTCTTTTTCATCGTCCCGACCACCATCTCCACAGTAACGGCCTCTTCGGATTCGCGCCAACAGTCGTAGTCGGTCGCCAAAGCCAGCGTCGAATAACAGAGCTCGGCTTCTCGGGCGAGCTTGGCCTCCGGAAGATTTGTCATCCCGATCACGCTCACACCCGCCGCTCGATACCAATGGGATTCCGCGCGAGTGGAAAACTGCGGTCCTTCCATGCAGATGTACGTCCCGCCGTCATGCGTCCGGGCGCCGACTTTCTTTGCAGAGGAGACGATCGTTTTTCGAAGTTTCGGACAGACCGGATCGCCGAAAGCCACGTGGCCGACGATTCCGTTTCCGAAAAAGGTTGAAACCCTTCCCATCGTCCGATCCAGGAATTGATCGGGAACCACCATGTCTCCCGGGTGAATCTCTTCTTTCATGCTCCCGACGGCGCTGACACTCATCAGCCATTCCACGCCGAGTTTCTTAAACCCATAAATATTCGCCCGGTAATTAATCTCTCCCGGAAGGAATCGATGCCCGACGCCATGGCGCGGAAGAAAATAAAGCCGCACGCCGGGTTCCAATTCGCCGGAAAGATACTCGGCCGACGGCGCCCCGAAGGGGGTCTCGACTTTATGTTTTTCCACTTTGGTCAGCCCCTGCATCTCGTAAAGGCCGCTTCCGCCCACAATTCCGAATTTTTTCTCACGCATGTTGCATCCTCCTCAAGACCTCCGGTTCCACGGAGCGGCCCGCCAACTGTCCGCAGGCCCCCATAATATCGGTACCGCGGTTCTTCCGTACCATTGTTTGAATCCGTTTCAATAGAAGAATTTTTCGAAACCGATCCACGTTTTCAGGCTTAGGCCGTTTGAGACGGGGGAAAAACGGGTTCTCGTTGTACGGAATCAAATTCACCTTCGCGGGTATTCCGGAAAGGTATTTGGACAAATTCCGGGCTTCCTCTTCCGTATCGTTCTCGCCTCCCATCAAGACCACTTCGAACGTAATTTTCCTTCCCTTACCCAATTTCATTCGCCGGAGAGCTTTCGATAACGATTCCAGGGAGTACTTCTTGTTGATGGGCATCCAGTGATTCCGGGAGGCATCCGTAGCTCCGGTCAAGGAGATCGCCAGCTTCACTCCGGTCGCTTTCACAAATGATTCGATTTGGGGGACCACGCCGGCGGTGGACACCGTGATCTTCCGTTTTCCAAATCCGAACCCTTCCTTGCGGGTTAAAACACGAATCGCTTGGACGACGTTCTCTACGTTGAGCAGCGGCTCCCCCATTCCCATGAACACAAGATTCGTCACCGGGAGTTTTTCCATCAGCATCACATGCCGGATCTGCGCAACAATTTCGCCCGCCGTGAGGTTGCGTTGATAGCCCACGGCTCCCGTCACACAAAATTGGCAGTTTAACGCGCAACCGACTTGCGAGGAAACACACAGAGTTTTTCGCGCGGCTTCCGGAATCCAAACGCACTCAATTACCTCGCCATCCTCCAGCGTCAGGCGATATTTTCTTGTTCCATCGGCCGACACTTGGACTGCGGAAGCCGGCACTTCAAATTTGAAACGTTCGGCCAGCCCCTTTCGAAGCGCCTCGGGCAGATTCGCCATCTCTGTAAACGATCGAACCGGTTCGGCGTATAGCCATGCGCAAATCTGTTTGGCGCGATAGCGGGGTTCTCCCATGCGTTGAAGCTCTCCGCTCAGTTCCTCCGCCGTCAATCCCAGTAAGCTCTCTGCCTCGGTCATCATTCGGGTTTCACCTTCGGTTCATCTCATAACATATCTCCACACGTCGCGGGTTGACCCATAAGTTGACTTATGGTTGACTTATATTATCTTGGCATACGCGCCCCAATTTCGAGTCACCCCCCACCTCTTGAAAATGGTGGAGGAGATCTCCGGCTATCGGCAAAGGATCTTGTCGGCCACGGTCCAAGTCCCGTGGATTCCAATCCTCCAAAAGGATGCCCGCGTTCGAACGACGCACAGCTCCACCGCCATCGAAGGAAATCCTCTTACCTTGGAAGAAGTGCGGGAGGTCGAGGAGGACCGGCCGGTATTGGAGTCTACCGAACGCGCTCGCAGAGAAATTGTGAATCAGTTGGCCGGGCTCCGCTTTGTTGAAAGGAACCAGAGCAAGAAAATTGTTACCCGAAGCGATCTCTTTCGACTTCACAAGATCATCGCGTCCGAGGTCATGGACCAGGGAGAACCCGGCCGTTATCGCACGTTCAACGTCCGTGTGGGCTACTATATTCCTCCACCGGCCCACCAGGTTCCGCGGCTCATGAGCGAATATCTTCAATGGTGGAATGAAAAGACCGTCGAATGGTCTCCGGTCATTTCCTCGGCCATCCTTCACTATCGTTTTGAGGAGATTCACCCTTTTGGTGACGGCAACGGACGGGTGGGACGCGCCGTTGCGCTCTGGGAGCTTTATCGGAGGGGGTTCGATACACATCATATTTTTTCAGTAGACGAGATTTATTGGGAAGACCGGCCGCGGTATTACGCCCAACTGGACGCCGTTCGAAAAGCCAAAGGGGATCTTAGCGGATGGCTGGAATTTTCGGCAGAGGCCATTCATCTGACCTTGGAACGAGTGTTGGGACGCATTGAACGCCTGGCTTCGGTCGGGTCGGGTGCCCCCATAATCTTGACTCCCAAACAGGAGCGGCTTCTTCAGCTTCTTCGGGACAAAGGGGGACTCACCCCGAGAGAGGTCTGGCGGGAACTCGAGGTCACCAAACAAGGGGCCGTGAAAATCTTGAAGCCGATGCTCTCCTCGGGCCTGATTCGCCGCATTGGAACTCGAAAATCGGGAAAGTATGTTGTCGCATAGCGACAGCATCACCGCACACCCCGCCCCTACCGTCTGGTCGTGTCGCTAAATCCGAATAACAGACTGAATCTATTTTTGCCCACTCGGAAGGACCGGCTTTCGAGTGTCCGAGCTGACGGGGCTTTTATTCATTCCGGATTGGCCCGAAGAATCGCAAGTTCATGAAAGAAGAAGTGAACTTCGTGCGCGGCGCTCTCCGGCGAATCCGACCCGTGGACCGCGTTCTTTTCGACGTCGGTCGCGAAATCTCTTCGTATGGTCCCGGCCGCAGCGTCTTTGGGATTCGTGGCTCCCATCAATTCCCGAAACCGCGAGATCGCTTTGTTCCCCCGAAGCACCATCGCGATGATCGGTCCCGAGGACATGAACTCGGTTAAGCTCTCAAAAAAATGTTTCTCGCGGTGAATGGTGTAAAAGGCTTCCGCTTCGCGTTTGGAAAGATTCGTCATTCTCATCGCCGCGATCTGAAGGCCCGCTTTCTCAATCCGAGCGATAATCTCTCCGATTAAACGCTTGCGCACCGCATCCGGCTTGATCATTCCCAACGTAAGTTCCGTCGCCATTGCTCTTCTCCTTATTTCTTCAAGACCTTCGCCATCGTCGCGCCGATGTCCGCCGGGCTATCCGTGACATGAATACCGGCCGCGCGCATGGCTGCTTTTTTCTCCACAGCCGTTCCTCTACCGCCGGAGATAATGGCT is a window encoding:
- a CDS encoding helix-turn-helix transcriptional regulator, translating into MAKSAVQILRSSSDVERPPSDAALLYPIEDVPPTPAELNFGAYLRRERILRGITRNEIARVTKVRPEYVEALEGNRFAELPPRAFVVGFLRVFARHVGLNGDEVVNRFLTELAHQEAFEEGPSHGRQERWKRILKFSLTLLGVAGLLGLMFAPLLRS
- the ndk gene encoding nucleoside-diphosphate kinase — translated: MATELTLGMIKPDAVRKRLIGEIIARIEKAGLQIAAMRMTNLSKREAEAFYTIHREKHFFESLTEFMSSGPIIAMVLRGNKAISRFRELMGATNPKDAAAGTIRRDFATDVEKNAVHGSDSPESAAHEVHFFFHELAILRANPE
- the mtnP gene encoding S-methyl-5'-thioadenosine phosphorylase; the encoded protein is MREKKFGIVGGSGLYEMQGLTKVEKHKVETPFGAPSAEYLSGELEPGVRLYFLPRHGVGHRFLPGEINYRANIYGFKKLGVEWLMSVSAVGSMKEEIHPGDMVVPDQFLDRTMGRVSTFFGNGIVGHVAFGDPVCPKLRKTIVSSAKKVGARTHDGGTYICMEGPQFSTRAESHWYRAAGVSVIGMTNLPEAKLAREAELCYSTLALATDYDCWRESEEAVTVEMVVGTMKKNVETARKIILEVVKNIPDRNCACKEALNAAIQTDPKAIPPSARERLSLLLGDRFR
- a CDS encoding Fic family protein, whose amino-acid sequence is MVEEISGYRQRILSATVQVPWIPILQKDARVRTTHSSTAIEGNPLTLEEVREVEEDRPVLESTERARREIVNQLAGLRFVERNQSKKIVTRSDLFRLHKIIASEVMDQGEPGRYRTFNVRVGYYIPPPAHQVPRLMSEYLQWWNEKTVEWSPVISSAILHYRFEEIHPFGDGNGRVGRAVALWELYRRGFDTHHIFSVDEIYWEDRPRYYAQLDAVRKAKGDLSGWLEFSAEAIHLTLERVLGRIERLASVGSGAPIILTPKQERLLQLLRDKGGLTPREVWRELEVTKQGAVKILKPMLSSGLIRRIGTRKSGKYVVA
- the rlmN gene encoding 23S rRNA (adenine(2503)-C(2))-methyltransferase RlmN, which produces MMTEAESLLGLTAEELSGELQRMGEPRYRAKQICAWLYAEPVRSFTEMANLPEALRKGLAERFKFEVPASAVQVSADGTRKYRLTLEDGEVIECVWIPEAARKTLCVSSQVGCALNCQFCVTGAVGYQRNLTAGEIVAQIRHVMLMEKLPVTNLVFMGMGEPLLNVENVVQAIRVLTRKEGFGFGKRKITVSTAGVVPQIESFVKATGVKLAISLTGATDASRNHWMPINKKYSLESLSKALRRMKLGKGRKITFEVVLMGGENDTEEEARNLSKYLSGIPAKVNLIPYNENPFFPRLKRPKPENVDRFRKILLLKRIQTMVRKNRGTDIMGACGQLAGRSVEPEVLRRMQHA
- a CDS encoding tetratricopeptide repeat protein — encoded protein: MGPFDGELLMKNTPNFISIFALCLLASSCGPSKAKRVQESSLRLRVAQEMHAKGDTIQAMAELLKAENLNPEEAEIQNMLGLLFAEKGSTAEAEKHFRKAVQLDKEFSEAHNHLCILYIELNRYDEAIAQCTKAVENITYATPERAYHNMGIAYEKKGDIPKATEAYRKALLRNPNFVMSRKALGVIYMDQKKYKEAAAELEFAGKACKASPKGAWGSECSETMYRLAVSYVNLRQRDKAAAAFKSCVEADKEGVYGEKCRSNLKVIE